In Candidatus Eisenbacteria bacterium, the genomic window TGCGACGGAAACACGCTCTCGATCTCGAGGAGCGGGCGCGGTGAGCGCCTGAAAAGCTCGGTGAAACCGGTCGTCAACGACTTCAGCATCCATGTCGCCACGGTCAATGGCTCGGGCAGCCAGACCGCGAACACCGTGCTGCTGCGCGCGATCTTCCAGATGGGCATCCCGGTGAGCGGGAAGAACCTGTTCCCCTCGAACATCGCCGGCCTGCCCACGTGGTTCACGATCCGCGCCAGCGGGAAGGGCTACATCGCGCGTGGCGAGCGCAACGACGTGCTAGTGGTGATGAACCCCGAGACGGCCGCCGAGGACGTCGCCTTGGTCGAGCCGGGCTGCGTCATCCTCCTCAACGACCAGATCAAGATCCCGCCGGTCGCCGAGGACCGGATCGTCTACTCGATCCCGATGAAGAGCCTGATCGAGCCGATCACCACCGACGTGAAGCTGCGGAAGCTGGTGATCAACATGATCTACGTGGGGGTGCTGTCGCAGTTGCTCGGCATCGAGGAGGCGGAGATCGAGCGCGCGCTCGACGCGCAGCTCGGGCACAAGAAGAAGGCGCTGGAGCTCAACCACAAGGCGGTGCGCGCCGGCTGGGAGTGGGCGCGGGCAAATCTGGAGAAGCGCGACCCCTTCAAGCTCGAGCGCATCAACGCGACCCAGGGCAAGATCCTGATCGACGGCAACGCCGCCGCGGCGCTCGGCTCGATGTTCGGCGGCGTCACCGTGGCGACCTGGTACCCGATCACGCCGTCGTCCAGCCTGATCGAATCGCTGATCGGCTACCTCGAGCGGTTCCGCCGCGATCCACAGACGGGCAAGGCGAGCTTCGCGGTGGTCCAGGCCGAAGACGAGATCGCCGCGGTCGGCATGGTGCTCGGCGCCGGCTGGGCCGGCGCGCGCGCGATGACCTCGACTTCGGGGCCTGGCATCTCGCTGATGGCGGAGTTCACCGGCTACGGCTACTACGCCGAGATTCCCGCGGTCATCTGGGACATCCAGCGCGTGGGCCCCAGCACGGGTCTGCCGACACGCACCGCGCAGGGCGACGTCCAGTTCGTGCACTCGCTGTCGCACGGCGACACGCGTCACGTGGTGCTGCTGCCCTCGTCCGTGCGCGACTGCTTCGACTTCGGAATTCAGGCCTTCGACCTGGCCGAGCGCCTGCAAACGCCGGTGTTCGTGCTCAGCGATCTCGACCTCGGCATGAACAACTGGATGAGCGACCCGTTCCCCTATCCCGAGAAGCCTTGGGACCGCGGAAAGGTTCTCGGTGAGAAGGAGCTGGCCGAGCTGCCGACGTTCGAGCGCTACCGCGACGTCGACGGCGACGGCATTCCGTATCGCACTCTGCCGGGGGTGCGGGATTCGAAGGGGGCCTACTTCACGCGTGGGTCGGGTCACGACGAAGCGGCGCGCTATACCGAAAGCTCCGAGGCCTATCCGCGGGTCATGGACCGGCTCAACCGCAAGTACGAGACCGCGCGCACGCTGGTGCCTCCTCCGGTCGTCGAAATGGTCGACGGGGCGGAAATCGGCTTCCTCGCCTTCGGGTCCACGCACTGGGCCATGGTCGAGGCTCGCGACCGTCTGACCGCGCAGAGCCTGAAGAGCAGCTACCTGCTGCTCAAGGCATTGCCGTTCTCGGCCGAGGTGCCGCGGTTCCTCGCCGGCCATTCCCGCATCTACGTGGTGGAGCAGAACCGCGACGGACAGATGGCGGCCCTGCTCAAGGCCGAGTATCCCCAGGCCGCGAGCCGGATCCGGTCGGTGCGCCACTACACCGGGTTGCCGATCACCGCCGGATTCGTGACCGGAGAAGTCCTGAGACAGGAGACGGAAATGGCCCCGGTGGCCGAAGGAGTGATGCGATGACGGTCACCCAGACTCCCGGCGCCGAGCGCAACCGGGTCGGACTGACGCGCGCCGACTACGACGGCGCCAAGACCACGCTGTGCCCCGGCTGCGGCCACAACGCGATCACCGCGGCCATCATCCAGGCGGCGTTCGAATCCAACGTCGAGCCGCACCGGCTGGCCAAGCTGTCGGGCATCGGCTGCTCCAGCAAGACGCCCGCGTACTTCGTGTCGTCGTCCCACGGATTCAACGCCGTGCACGGCCGCATGCCGAGCATCGCCACCGGCGTGCGGGTGGCCAACCGCGAGCTGCTGCTGATCGGCGTCTCGGGCGACGGGGACACCGCCTCGATCGGGCTCGGGCAGTTCTGCCACCTGGTGCGCCGCAACGTGCCGGTGGTCTACATCATCGAGAACAACGGCGTCTACGGGCTCACCAAGGGCCAGTTCTCGGCCACCGCGGATGTCGGCAGCACCATGAAAGGCGGCAAGGCCAACGAGCTGATGCCGATCGACTGCTGCGCGGTCGCGCTCGAGCTCGGCTGCGGCTTCGTGGCGCGCAGCTTCTCGGGCGACGTCAAGCAGCTGCGCGCCCTGCTCAAGTCGGCTTTCGCGCACCGCGGCACCGCCGTGCTCGACGTGATCAGTCCGTGCGTCACCTTCGCGGACCACGAAGGCTCGACCAAATCGTACGCCTACGTGAAGGAGCACGATGCGCCCCTCCACGGCATCGACTTCGTGCCCTACTACGAGGACATCACGGTCGATTACGAACCGGGCACCACGCGCGAGGTGACGATGCCCGACGGCTCGCGCATCTTCCTCAAGAAGCTGGGCGGGGACTACGATCCGACCGATCGCGACCGCGCCACGGCGGCGATCCGCGACGCGCAGAAGGAAGGCAAGCTCGCCACCGGGCTGCTCTACGTGAACCCGGCCGCGCCTCCTTACGAGGATGATCTGAAGCTGGCCGACCCGCCGCTCGCCACGCTGCCCCTCGAGCAGGTGCGTCCGCCGAAGCAGGTGCTGACGCAGATCATGGAACAGCTCCAGACCGGAAGAGGATTGGGCTCACCGGCAGGAGGCGGCTAGCCCAGAGGTCGCGAATGCACTTCAAACAGTTCTACGTCGGCTGTCTGGCCCACGCCTCTTACCTCATCGGCGACGGTGGCGAGGCCGCGGTGGTGGATCCCTCGCGCGACGTGCAGATGTACCTCGACGAGGCGGCCGCGCACGGGCTCACGATCCGCTGGATCCTCGAGACCCACCTTCATGCCGACTTCGTCTCGGGCCATCGCGAGCTGGCGGCGCGCACCGGGGCCACGATCGCCATCGGCGCCAAGGCCGAACCGGGCTACGCCCATCACCCGCTTCGCGAAGGTGACGAGGTTCGCGTCGGGGGTGTCGTCATTCGTGCGCTGGAGACTCCGGGTCACACGCCGGAGAGCTTGTGCTTCCTGGTCTACGAGCACGCCGGCGACGAGAAGCCCTGGGCGGTGCTGACCGGCGACACGCTGTTCGTCGGCGATGTCGGACGCGTCGACATCCTCTCGTCACGACTGCCGGTCACCGAGCTGGCGGGAATGATGTATGACAGCCTGCACGGCAAGCTGCTGAAGCTCCCGGACGAGACCCTGGTGTATCCGGCGCACGGCGCCGGATCGCTGTGCGGCAAGTCGATCTCCCAGGACAGCTCGAGCACGATCGGCCGCGAGCGCCGGATGAACGCCGCGCTGGCCGAGCGCGGACGTGACGCGTTCATCGCCGAGATCACCCGCGACGTGCCGGAGACCCCCGTCTACTTCCTCCACTCGCGCGACCTCAACAAGGCAGGCCCGTCGCTCGACGCCCAGCGCCCGTTTCCGCCCTCACTCACGCCCCGCGATGTCGAAGCCAGGATCGCCAAAGGCGCGGTGCTCCTCGATACGCGCCCCACCGAGGCTTTCGCCGAATGCCATCCTCGCGGAGCTCTGAGCGTGAGCCTCGATGGTCAGTACGCCTCCTGGGTCGGGACCCTGGTCCGGCCCGACGAGGAGATCATCCTCGTGGTCGAGCCGGATCGCGCGGAGGAAGCGGTGATGCGACTGGCCCGGGTCGGTTACGAGCGCGTCACCGGCATCCTCGAGGGTGGATGCGAGCGCTGGGTCGCGGAGGGCCTGCCGACGCAGTCGGTGACCATGGTGCCTTCGAGCGCGCTGTCGATGACCGAGAGTCACGTGCTGGACGTCAGACGTCCGAGCGAATACGCGCGATTCCGTCTTCCTCTGTCGACCTTCATCCCGCTGGCGAAACTCCCGAAGGAGCTCTCCGAGCTCGATCATGACGCCGAGTGGAAGGTGACGTGCGCGAGCGGGTATCGCTCGATGATCGCAGCCAGCATTCTTCAGCGCGCGGGGTTTGCCCACGTGCGAAGCGTGAAGGGTGGGCTCGATGCCTACCGCGCTTCCCGGCTGCCGGTGGACGAGGGCCTTCCGGTCGACTGAGCGTTGGCTCAGCGCTGCAGCCGCAGCAACACCGGCGGCCGCGCGTCGGCAGGCGTCTCGAGGATCTCCGCGTCGCTGACCCGATCCCATCCGCTGTTGCCGATGAAGTAGAAGTTCTTGCCCACGAACGTGCCGTGGTTCGGCTCGCCCAGCCACTCCGAGGCCTGCTCCAGCACCCGCCAGGAGACGATGCGGGTCTCGCTCGCGTCGAGCGTGAGCTCGAGCACGCGATGCGGCGAGGTGCCGTTCTGGATGGCGATCAGCTTCTTGCCGTCCCGGTAGAGCCCATCGATGCCGCCCGACGCCAGCGAGCGGGGCTTGGCGAGCCAGGTGACGCGGCCGCTGACGATCTCGAGCGCGGCGATGCCGCGCGCGTATTCCGGAATCAAGAGGCGCCGGCCGTCGGACGCCAGCACGGGCGTCTGCGGGGAGTGGAACGTCCCGGGCCGCGCCAGCGTGTCGAGCGTCGTACGGCCGGAGCGCAGACGGTAGACGCCGCCCCCCATCGATTCGGTGACGTACACGGTGCCGTCACGGCCGAGCGTGAGATCGCCGAGCACGTGCCTGGCGCCGTCGCGCTGCAGCTCGACGCGGGTCAGCGGCTGGCCGGTCGCCAGATCGAACGCCACCAGCGCCGTGCGCCCCGAATCGGCGGCGTCGAAGCCTTCGGAGGTCGGGCTGGCCGCGGTGGTGGCCCATAGCCGGCCGCGCGACGCGTCGATCGCGAGCCCGTAGAAGCCCCACGATCCCTGACCCGCCTTCACGAAGTCGATGATCGCGCCCTCCGCATTGAGGGCGAGGATCCTTCGGCGATGGATCGAGCTCACGAGAAAGCGCCGCCGTCTTCCATCCCATGCGAGATCCTCGGGCAGCAAGCTGGCATCATCGAGCCTCGCCGCCACCTCCGCCTTGCTGATCGGGGTCGCGTTCGAATCGAGACGAGCGGCAACGGCATAGAACTGCGGATCGCCCTCGAGCGAGGCGAAGGTCGTGTCGCCTCGGAGCCGGCGAGTCAGGCCGGTCGCCGCCAGGTCGTTCAGGTGCTTCAATGCCGTGGCCCGCGCGCCGCGCCTCGCAGCGATCTGCGCCAGCGCGAACATCGCTCCAGGGTGTCCGCCCACCATCGAGTCGACCGCCAGCAGCTCGGGCAAGGCCGCGTCCAGATCGTCCCGTGCGAGCGCTTCGCGCGCCGCGCTCAAGCGCTCGTACCAGCCAGGCGGGGGGGCGCTCGAGGAGGAGGCGCTCCACGCCGCGAGCAAGGCGCAGAGCGCGATCGCGGCGCGCATGGCGGATCGCCTGACCGTGCTAGGCTGCCGCCCATGGACGGCAGAATGCTGGCGAAGATGTTCCGCGTGAGCCATGGCGCGCTCCTGATGAACCTCGAAGGGATCGATC contains:
- a CDS encoding 2-oxoacid:acceptor oxidoreductase subunit alpha, with protein sequence MKPVVNDFSIHVATVNGSGSQTANTVLLRAIFQMGIPVSGKNLFPSNIAGLPTWFTIRASGKGYIARGERNDVLVVMNPETAAEDVALVEPGCVILLNDQIKIPPVAEDRIVYSIPMKSLIEPITTDVKLRKLVINMIYVGVLSQLLGIEEAEIERALDAQLGHKKKALELNHKAVRAGWEWARANLEKRDPFKLERINATQGKILIDGNAAAALGSMFGGVTVATWYPITPSSSLIESLIGYLERFRRDPQTGKASFAVVQAEDEIAAVGMVLGAGWAGARAMTSTSGPGISLMAEFTGYGYYAEIPAVIWDIQRVGPSTGLPTRTAQGDVQFVHSLSHGDTRHVVLLPSSVRDCFDFGIQAFDLAERLQTPVFVLSDLDLGMNNWMSDPFPYPEKPWDRGKVLGEKELAELPTFERYRDVDGDGIPYRTLPGVRDSKGAYFTRGSGHDEAARYTESSEAYPRVMDRLNRKYETARTLVPPPVVEMVDGAEIGFLAFGSTHWAMVEARDRLTAQSLKSSYLLLKALPFSAEVPRFLAGHSRIYVVEQNRDGQMAALLKAEYPQAASRIRSVRHYTGLPITAGFVTGEVLRQETEMAPVAEGVMR
- a CDS encoding 2-oxoacid:ferredoxin oxidoreductase subunit beta — encoded protein: MTVTQTPGAERNRVGLTRADYDGAKTTLCPGCGHNAITAAIIQAAFESNVEPHRLAKLSGIGCSSKTPAYFVSSSHGFNAVHGRMPSIATGVRVANRELLLIGVSGDGDTASIGLGQFCHLVRRNVPVVYIIENNGVYGLTKGQFSATADVGSTMKGGKANELMPIDCCAVALELGCGFVARSFSGDVKQLRALLKSAFAHRGTAVLDVISPCVTFADHEGSTKSYAYVKEHDAPLHGIDFVPYYEDITVDYEPGTTREVTMPDGSRIFLKKLGGDYDPTDRDRATAAIRDAQKEGKLATGLLYVNPAAPPYEDDLKLADPPLATLPLEQVRPPKQVLTQIMEQLQTGRGLGSPAGGG
- a CDS encoding rhodanese-like domain-containing protein translates to MHFKQFYVGCLAHASYLIGDGGEAAVVDPSRDVQMYLDEAAAHGLTIRWILETHLHADFVSGHRELAARTGATIAIGAKAEPGYAHHPLREGDEVRVGGVVIRALETPGHTPESLCFLVYEHAGDEKPWAVLTGDTLFVGDVGRVDILSSRLPVTELAGMMYDSLHGKLLKLPDETLVYPAHGAGSLCGKSISQDSSSTIGRERRMNAALAERGRDAFIAEITRDVPETPVYFLHSRDLNKAGPSLDAQRPFPPSLTPRDVEARIAKGAVLLDTRPTEAFAECHPRGALSVSLDGQYASWVGTLVRPDEEIILVVEPDRAEEAVMRLARVGYERVTGILEGGCERWVAEGLPTQSVTMVPSSALSMTESHVLDVRRPSEYARFRLPLSTFIPLAKLPKELSELDHDAEWKVTCASGYRSMIAASILQRAGFAHVRSVKGGLDAYRASRLPVDEGLPVD
- a CDS encoding esterase-like activity of phytase family protein produces the protein MRAAIALCALLAAWSASSSSAPPPGWYERLSAAREALARDDLDAALPELLAVDSMVGGHPGAMFALAQIAARRGARATALKHLNDLAATGLTRRLRGDTTFASLEGDPQFYAVAARLDSNATPISKAEVAARLDDASLLPEDLAWDGRRRRFLVSSIHRRRILALNAEGAIIDFVKAGQGSWGFYGLAIDASRGRLWATTAASPTSEGFDAADSGRTALVAFDLATGQPLTRVELQRDGARHVLGDLTLGRDGTVYVTESMGGGVYRLRSGRTTLDTLARPGTFHSPQTPVLASDGRRLLIPEYARGIAALEIVSGRVTWLAKPRSLASGGIDGLYRDGKKLIAIQNGTSPHRVLELTLDASETRIVSWRVLEQASEWLGEPNHGTFVGKNFYFIGNSGWDRVSDAEILETPADARPPVLLRLQR